The following proteins come from a genomic window of Gadus morhua chromosome 11, gadMor3.0, whole genome shotgun sequence:
- the si:dkey-98f17.5 gene encoding EH domain-containing protein 1 isoform X1: protein MSSRKPRAVANPLETTTTAPGERILKECHNLYVDSEHGLVKIASSVDVHLLPPRKKIFVMIMGNHSAGKSSFINWYIEEHIQKTGVAIETQGFTFITSGRKRESLTGNATLHLYPHFRPLLEFKGVTDYLSAEVSSSKQKKFSLLTFVDTPGLVDGDMVYPFSVNSAITWLGKQADLVLVFFDPMGQALCKRTLNIVEQLSDAVGDKLHFYLSKADEAGNETDRQRVMMQIVQELCRRPGLNKCGFEMSTIYIPNPQKPSRCVNQIDGMCQTIEKTINQAVQKTLDQLEKDCNLITSTIKDRLAQDRADVGHNRSVRVHSFLCGLLGVLLPALFILSFIVNTFTKEELDGLVGEGGARVLSVSTAVFVYLWEWIPEDGQVVVVMVFGASCYLLMFLSKYFARQGCNTLSKKEKRTLADYSDYIQDVVRLKKVKLYESYLQQCAAEGDF from the exons ATGTCGAGCAGAAAGCCCCGTGCGGTGGCGAATCCTTTGGAGACCACCACGACCGCACCCGGGGAGCGCATTCTGAAGGAGTGCCACAATCTGTACGTCGACAGCGAACACG GTCTGGTGAAGATCGCCAGCAGTGTGGACGTGCATCTCCTACCTCCACGGAAGAAGATCTTCGTGATGATAATGGGAAACCACTCGGCAGGGAAGAGCTCCTTCATCAACTG GTATATTGAGGAGCACATTCAGAAGACCGGCGTGGCTATTGAGACTCAAGGCTTCACCTTCATCACAAGCGGTCGCAAGAGAGAATCACTGACG gGCAACGCCACCTTGCACCTCTACCCCCACTTCCGACCCCTCCTTGAGTTCAAAG GTGTGACGGACTACCTCTCCGCTGAGGTCTCCAGCTCCAAGCAGAAGAAGTTCAGCCTGCTGACCTTCGTGGACACGCCCGGCCTGGTGGACGGAGACATGGTGTACCCCTTCAGCGTCAACAGCGCCATCACCTGGCTGG ggaaGCAGGCGGACCTGGTCCTGGTGTTCTTCGACCCGATGGGTCAGGCTCTGTGCAAGCGGACGCTGAACATCGTGGAGCAGCTCAGTGACGCCGTCGGAGACAAGCTGCACTTCTACCTCAGCAAGGCGGACGAGGCGGGCAACGAGACGGACCGGCAG AGGGTGATGATGCAGATCGTACAGGAGCTCTGCCGCCGGCCTGGCCTCAACAAGTGTGGCTTTGAGATGTCCACCATCTACATCCCCAACCCCCAGAAG CCGAGCCGCTGTGTGAACCAGATCGATGGTATGTGCCAGACCATCGAGAAGACCATCAACCAGGCGGTCCAGAAGACCCTCGACCAGCTGGAGAAGGACTGCAACCTCATCACCTCCACTATCAAAGACCGTCTAGCCCAGGACCG GGCGGACGTGGGCCACAAcaggagtgtgcgtgtgcactcCTTTCTGTGCGGGCTGCTGGGCGTGCTCCTGCCTgcgctcttcatcctcagctTCATCGTCAACACCTTCAccaaagaggagctggacggcctggtgggggaggggggggccagGGTGCTCTCCGTCTCCACG GCCGTCTTTGTGTATCTGTGGGAGTGGATACCGGAGGATGGGCAGGTCGTCGTGGTGATGGTGTTTGGTGCTTCCTGCTACCTCCTGATGTTTCTATCCAAATACTTTGCCCG TCAGGGCTGTAATACTCTGAGCAAGAAGGAGAAACGAACCCTGGCCGACTACAGCGACTACATCCAGGACGTCGTCAGACTCAAGAAG GTGAAATTGTACGAATCGTACCTCCAACAATGTGCAGCTGAAGGTGACTTTTAG
- the si:dkey-98f17.5 gene encoding uncharacterized protein si:dkey-98f17.5 isoform X2 produces MICCFTFILMSLVFRYIEMICCFTFILMSLVFRYIEMICCFTFILMSLVFRYIEEHIQKTGVAIETQGFTFITSGRKRESLTGNATLHLYPHFRPLLEFKGVTDYLSAEVSSSKQKKFSLLTFVDTPGLVDGDMVYPFSVNSAITWLGKQADLVLVFFDPMGQALCKRTLNIVEQLSDAVGDKLHFYLSKADEAGNETDRQRVMMQIVQELCRRPGLNKCGFEMSTIYIPNPQKPSRCVNQIDGMCQTIEKTINQAVQKTLDQLEKDCNLITSTIKDRLAQDRADVGHNRSVRVHSFLCGLLGVLLPALFILSFIVNTFTKEELDGLVGEGGARVLSVSTAVFVYLWEWIPEDGQVVVVMVFGASCYLLMFLSKYFARQGCNTLSKKEKRTLADYSDYIQDVVRLKKVKLYESYLQQCAAEGDF; encoded by the exons ATGATCTGCTGCTTCACGTTCATCTTAATGTCTCTGGTGTTCAGGTATATTGAGATGATCTGCTGCTTCACGTTCATCTTAATGTCTCTGGTGTTCAGGTATATTGAGATGATCTGCTGCTTCACGTTCATCTTAATGTCTCTGGTGTTCAG GTATATTGAGGAGCACATTCAGAAGACCGGCGTGGCTATTGAGACTCAAGGCTTCACCTTCATCACAAGCGGTCGCAAGAGAGAATCACTGACG gGCAACGCCACCTTGCACCTCTACCCCCACTTCCGACCCCTCCTTGAGTTCAAAG GTGTGACGGACTACCTCTCCGCTGAGGTCTCCAGCTCCAAGCAGAAGAAGTTCAGCCTGCTGACCTTCGTGGACACGCCCGGCCTGGTGGACGGAGACATGGTGTACCCCTTCAGCGTCAACAGCGCCATCACCTGGCTGG ggaaGCAGGCGGACCTGGTCCTGGTGTTCTTCGACCCGATGGGTCAGGCTCTGTGCAAGCGGACGCTGAACATCGTGGAGCAGCTCAGTGACGCCGTCGGAGACAAGCTGCACTTCTACCTCAGCAAGGCGGACGAGGCGGGCAACGAGACGGACCGGCAG AGGGTGATGATGCAGATCGTACAGGAGCTCTGCCGCCGGCCTGGCCTCAACAAGTGTGGCTTTGAGATGTCCACCATCTACATCCCCAACCCCCAGAAG CCGAGCCGCTGTGTGAACCAGATCGATGGTATGTGCCAGACCATCGAGAAGACCATCAACCAGGCGGTCCAGAAGACCCTCGACCAGCTGGAGAAGGACTGCAACCTCATCACCTCCACTATCAAAGACCGTCTAGCCCAGGACCG GGCGGACGTGGGCCACAAcaggagtgtgcgtgtgcactcCTTTCTGTGCGGGCTGCTGGGCGTGCTCCTGCCTgcgctcttcatcctcagctTCATCGTCAACACCTTCAccaaagaggagctggacggcctggtgggggaggggggggccagGGTGCTCTCCGTCTCCACG GCCGTCTTTGTGTATCTGTGGGAGTGGATACCGGAGGATGGGCAGGTCGTCGTGGTGATGGTGTTTGGTGCTTCCTGCTACCTCCTGATGTTTCTATCCAAATACTTTGCCCG TCAGGGCTGTAATACTCTGAGCAAGAAGGAGAAACGAACCCTGGCCGACTACAGCGACTACATCCAGGACGTCGTCAGACTCAAGAAG GTGAAATTGTACGAATCGTACCTCCAACAATGTGCAGCTGAAGGTGACTTTTAG
- the slc2a11b gene encoding solute carrier family 2, facilitated glucose transporter member 11b isoform X3 — translation MDRAAKEVDENELLIGSPDGPEERLKFPNRSLVFAVCAAGIGGTFQYGLNVSVINGPSQAVQTFINHTWLERYQATTPGHTLTLLWSTIVSIFTLGGLLGGCIGGTLSVKLGRKGSLLANNGFAIVAALLMGLSSPTGLFELLIVGRFLSGLNAGIALCVQPLYLGEIAPTALRGSISIGTVVFITGGILTGQLLGLKELLGDEGLWPLLLATTCLPALLQLLALPFCPESPRYLLMDRGDEEACEEALKRFNGLDHFEKEREEMESERILALGVQTLKPWELFADRSLRWQLLTVFVINSAQQLNGINAIYFYADSVFRQCGIAADKIPYATVGTGACECITALTCGLLIDRLGRRVLIVGGYFLMSVCCVGFTLSLTYQDASPALPYVSMACIFAFILSFGLGPGGVINTLSLVKVV, via the exons ATGGACCGAGCGGCTAAAGAGGTGGATGAGAATGAACTTCTGATCGGAAGCCCTGACGGACCTGAGGAACGCCTCAAG TTCCCAAACCGATCCCTTGTGTTTGCGGTGTGTGCAGCCGGCATAGGAGGGACCTTTCAGTACGGCCTCAACGTCTCCGTCATCAACGGCCCCTCCCAG GCCGTGCAGACCTTCATCAATCACACCTGGCTGGAGCGCTACCAAGCGACCACCCCGGGTCACACCCTCACCCTGCTGTGGTCCACCATCGTGTCCATCTTCACCCTGGGGGGCCTACTGGGGGGGTGCATAGGGGGGACCCTGTCAGTCAAGCTGGGCAG GAAAGGCTCTCTGTTGGCCAACAATGGGTTTGCCATCGTCGCTGCCCTGCTCATGGGCCTCAGCTCCCCCACGGGGCTGTTTGAGCTGCTCATTGTTGGGCGATTCCTCAGTGGATTAAACGCAG GGATCGCTCTGTGCGTCCAGCCGCTCTATCTGGGGGAGATCGCCCCGACCGCGCTGCGCGGCTCCATCTCCATCGGCACCGTCGTCTTCATCACCGGGGGGATCCTGACGGGACAGCTCCTCGGACTCAA AGAGCTGCTGGGCGATGAAGGCCTCtggcccctcctcctcgccaCCACCTGCCTCCCGGCCCTGCTGCAGCTCCTCGCGTTGCCCTTCTGCCCCGAGAGCCCTCGCTACCTGCTGATGGACCGCGGCGACGAGGAGGCGTGTGAGGAAG CCCTGAAGCGGTTCAACGGTTTGGACCACtttgagaaggagagggaagaaATGGAGAGTGAGCGGATCCTGGCGTTGGGCGTCCAGACGCTGAAACCCTGGGAGCTCTTTGCAGACCGCAGCCTGCGCTGGCAGCTCCTCACCGTCTTCGTCATCAACTCGGCTCAGCAGCTCAACGGCATAAACGCT ATTTATTTCTATGCAGATTCTGTGTTCAGGCAGTGTGGTATCGCTGCCGATAAGATTCCATATGCGACTGTGGGCACCGGCGCCTGTGAATGCATCACTGCCCTGACCTGT GGGCTGCTCATCGACCGCCTGGGCAGGAGGGTGTTGATCGTGGGAGGGTACTTCCTGATGTCCGTCTGCTGCGTTGGGTTCACCCTGTCCCTGACCTACCAG GACGCCAGCCCCGCCCTGCCCTATGTGAGCATGGCCTGCATCTTCGCCTTCATCCTGAGTTTCGGTTTGGGACCAG GTGGTGTAATTAACACCTTGTCCCTGGTGAAGGTGGTGTAA